The genomic DNA CAGTGTTTTTTAATCGTCAAGAAGTTAAGAAAGAATTAGAAAATCAAATGCAGCTTATAGAGGCCAACAAAACAACACCATTTGCTGCGGCTGATTATTTATTAGGGTTAACGTAATTTTGATATATTTCTGATTAATTATTTATTATCAATCCATTTTCGTTTCTACCATACTCTAAGTCATCCTATGTTTGTAAATAGGAAGACATATAAATAACTATGAAGGTACAAATCGTTTTAAAAGATACTTCGCTAATTTATAAAATAGAAATCCTGAAATGGCACCAAATGCTAATCCACATACAATATCTAATGGGTAATGAACACCAACATAAATTCTACTATAAGCCACTATTAAGCTCCAAAACAACAAAATAAAAATAAGGTACTTATAATACTGCTTTAGCATTAAACCTGCAAAAATAGCTGCTGCCATGGAGTTTGATGAATGCCCGGAAAAGAAACCATATTTTCCACATCGTACAGCTATAAAACGCATTTGATCAATTAAATTAGCTTCGCCACAAGGTCTTGGACGTTGAAAACCTCGCTTAAAAACATTAGTAATTTGATCTGTAAAAGTGATCATTAAAGCCACAACCACAACAAAAACAAGTAATGATTTTAATCCATATTTTTTATAAAGTAAAAAGAGCAAGATAGCGTACAGTGGGATAAACGTAAGCTTATTTGTTATTATTAACCATAGGTTATCCCAAGGCTCAGAACCTTGATTGTTTAAGAACAAAAATAATTCAGTATCGTATTCTAAAAGTTTTTCAATCATCGCTATTTACTAATCTTCATATTTTGCTACTTCATTATCGTAAAACGCTGTAGCTAATTTTATGGCGTTTTCGGTTTCGTTTTCAAGCTCTTTTTGATCTTCAACATCAAAGTCTTCAAACCATTCTACTTCATCATCTTCAAGGTTTATGATGAATCTAGGAAATTCTGTATGAATGACAAAAATAGCATTAGGGTATTCTGTATTATCGCCAAGTATAAATTTTGGAAGTGTCATATTAAATTATAAGTTATAAATGCTCAAAGCACACTTAAATTATCTGATGCAAAGTTAAAATTTATTAGATACTGGAGTGAAAATAGCAAAAAAGTCTTTTTATTTTTATAATAAGCTCTTTGTTTGTAAAATAACCCTATAAATTTAAATACTTTAGCTTACTTACATGTTTTCAACTTTAATTAACTTTTTAGTTAAATAATTAAATCGAATATACAATAATATAGCAGCAGTAGATAAACCTGCAAGTAACCCTAACCAAATACCAAAACTGCCATAGGCATCTTCTTTGCCTAAAAACCAACTCACAGGAAATCCAACTAACCAATACGATATAAATGTAATAATAGTTGGTATTTTAACATCTTGCAATCCGCGTAAAGCTCCTAAAACTAAGACTTGTATACTATCACTTATTTGAAATATAGCAGCAGCTATGAGTAATTTAGATGCAATACTTACTACTTCGGTATTATCGATTAAGTTCTTGGCATCATTAAAATCTACATACAACTTTGGCAATTGATTGTGAAATAAAAAGAATATCAACGCAAAACTTACAGCAAACATAGTTCCCATTAAAAATAAAGAAAATGCAATACGTCTTAACTCATAATATCCTTTTAACCCTTTTTGATTGCCAACACGAATCATAGAGGCCACGCTTAATCCCATGGCTATCATAAATGTCATAGATGATAAATTAAGTGCTATTTGGTTTGCAGCTTGAGGGTTCTTTCCTAATAATCCACTTAACCATATAGCTGCTGTAAAAATGGCTACTTCAAAAAACATTTGCATGGCACTTGGCGCACCTAAATTGATAATTTTTTTAAGCATTAACTTGTCTAGAACGAAAAACTTAATATTCGTTACAAAGGCTTTTGATTTCTCTTTTCCCTTTAATAGAAACCATAGGTGCCAAACCATGATTAAACGCGACGCTAAAGTACCATAAGCAGCTCCTACTATACCTAATTCTGGAAATCCAAACTTTCCAAAAATCAACAAGTAATTTAAAATTATATTTATAATATTACCTAATAATGTTGAGTACATCGGATATTTGGTCATAGACATCCCGTCACCAAACTGTTTAAATCCTTGAAAAATAACTAAAGGAATTAAAGAAAAAGCAACTAAATCCAAGTACGGAATGGCCAACTCTACAACCTCTGCTGGTTGTTTCATTAAATGCATAAGTGGTTTTGCGAAAAACACCATTAAGAATAGTAATATTCCTAAAACGGTACATAAAAACAAACCATGTTTAAAAGATGATTTCCCTTTTATAAAATCTTTTGCTGTATCTGCTTCTGCAACTAAAGGAGTTATAGCTGTTGAAAAACCAATTCCTAAAGACATGGCAATAAACATAAAACTATTACCTAAGGACACTGCCGCTAGTTCTGCTGTGCCTAATTGTCCAACCATGATATTATCTACAAAGCTAACTAGCGTATGCCCTAACATACCCAACATAACAGGAAAGGCTAATTTCCAATTGTATTTAAATTCTTTGGTATAGTCTTTTAATTGCATTAGGCAAAAGTAATCTTTAGCCTTATATTTTTATCAATTTTGCAACCTTCTTTTGGTTTTTATTAAAAATTAACAAATGTTGATAACTCTTTACAAATGTTTATAAATTTTCAACTACTAAATGTTAGTAATTTCATACATTCGCATCGCTTTAAAAAAGCAAACTAAATAATAAACAACACTATAAGAAACATTTAGCTTTTTATTTTAAAGGGAGAACGAAGTATAAGCTTATAAGTTTCAGCGTTTATTTTAAGGAGGAATCATATATTCCTCCTTTTTATTTTATTTAATTATTTTTAAAATTTATTTAGAAAAAATAGGAGACACCAAATTGTAAATTTGAAGAATTTAAATTAAAATTAAATGACTCAGATTTATTAGAATTATTACTACCGTAATTGTGTTTCGCTTTATTATACCCTAAAGAACCTAAATTGGCTTCAAGAGCAAGTTTTTTACTAAGAAAATAAGTAATTCCTGGGCGAAAACCTGCAAAAAAAGTGTTTCTAGAGTCATCATTATTATTTAAGAATTCAGAATTGCTTCTTTTAGTTTTGTTTTCTGAATAATTGACTTCACCTTGCAAAAACAATGTTAGTTTATTCCCTAAAGGAAAATATTTTTTAATATAAGGAAATATGCTAAATCTATTGAAAGTAGCATCATATCTATGAACAATTGAATTATTAATTCTATAATTTTCAGATTCACCATAAGAATACCCAACACCTAATCCAATTATTAAATTGTTTTTTAATGCATATCCAAAATTAGGTGTAATTCCAAATTCACTATATTTATCTTTTGGTATGTCATCTTCATTTTCATAATTGCTAAAACTAAAAGAAGCCTTTCCTCCAATATTAAAGGTTCCTTTTTCAATAACAAGCTTTTTACTTGATTCTTGACCAAATGCTGCCCCGTAAATAATAATTGCTGCAATAAAAAATAATTTCTTCATTATAAATATTTTAAAAGTTAAGCTAATTACGTATCAAGCTTTAGACCAAATAGAAGGATTAAACTTTAGCATCTAAAGATTTTTTATTGCATAATATGCTAAGTATTTTCTAATTAATATTTAAACCTCTTATAATGAGAGCATCAGATTATTTACAGCTTTAAATATTTGTTATGATGTCTATAACTATTTAATATAAAGTTAACATTAACATTCCTTTTAGAGTTCCAAATACCCCCTTTTAGTATCTTGTAGCAAATATTGTTCTTATGAGACCTATAATCTTATTAATCTTTATTTTTAATACAATTTCAGGGTTTTCTCAACAATCTGTTAAGCCATTTATACCAGACATTCTAAAACAGTTTCCTAATGTTCGAGATATTGCTATTTCTCCAAACGGAAAAGAAATGATGTTTTCTGCGCAAAGTATTATGGGAAACCTATCTGCGATTATAACAATAAAAAAAGAGGGCAATACATGGACTACACCACAAGTAGCTTCTTTTTCTGGTCAATATTTTGATTTAGAACCATTTTTCTCTAATGATGGTTTAAAAATTTATTTTGTTTCTACAAGACCTTTAAGCAAGTCTTCAAATAAGCCTAAAGATTTTGATATATGGTACTCGGAGCGCACAACACTTAACAGTAATTGGTCACAACCAATAAATATGGGAAGTCCTATTAATACGGAACATGGTGAGTTTTATCCTTCTATAGCTAATAATGGTAATTTTTATTTTACGAGAGATAACCCAAAACTAAAACGCAAAGATGATATATACATGAGCACTTTCTCTAATGGTATATATACGAAACCAAAAATGTTACCAGATACTATAAATACAGTGGGATATGAATACAATGCTTTTATTGCTCCAGACGAATCCTATTTAATTTATGGCTGTTATAATAAGGAAGGTGGCTATGGTAGTGGTGATCTATATATAAGTTATCACAATAATAATGAATGGTCTGAAGCTAAAAATTTAGGAGAAACCATAAATACCAAAAAAATGGATTATTGTCCATTTGTTGATAATAGAACAAATACGCTATACTTTACCAGTAAACAAGATAATACCCAAACAGATTTTGAAAACCCTCTGTCAATTAATACGTTATTAAAAGCGTTTAATAGATATGATAACGGATTAAGTCGATTATATAAAATCCCTATAAGTGAATTACCAAAGAAATGAGGGTTTATAAATCAGATACCATCTTCTTAGCGACTTCAAACTCTTTTAGCATATCTTGTACAATGTTAGATACTGGCTTAATATCATGAATCAAGCCTGCTATTTGTCCAATTTCTAATTCACCTTCCTCTAATTCACCTTCAAACATACCCTTTTTTGCTCTTGCACGACCTAATAATGTTTTCAGCTCTTCAATGGTTGGTCCCTTTTTGTACAGGGTTTGTATGTCGTTATAAAATTTATTTTTAATTAAGCGTACAGGTGCTAATTCCTTTAATGTTAATTGGGTGTCACCTTCTTTAGCATTAACAACTACTTTTTTAAAGGCCTCATGAGCAGAACTCTCTTCGCTTGCTACAAACCGACTGCCCACTTGTACGCCATCCGCCCCTAAAATCATGGTGGCTAACATCGCTTTTCCTGTAGCAATACCTCCAGCTGCAATTATTGGAATATGAATCTGCTCTTTAACCATAGGTATGAGTGTTAGCGTCGTTGTTTCATCTCTACCATTGTGTCCTCCAGCTTCAAAACCTTCAGCAACTACAGCATCAACACCAGCTTCTTGTGCTTTTAATGCGAATTTTACACTACTAACCACATGCACTACGATAATACCACGTTCTTGCAACCAGGATGTCCAAGTTTTGGGATTTCCAGCTGAAGTAAACACTATTTTTACACCTTCTTCAACAATAATGTCCATGATGTCTTCAATGTTAGGATACAACATGGGAACATTAACTCCAAAAGGTTTATCTGTAGATTTTTTACATTTTTGAATATGCTCTCTTAAGACATCTGGATACATAGATCCTGCCCCAATGAGTCCTAAAATACCTGAGTTACTTGCTGCCGAAGCTAATCGCCAACCACTATTCCAAATCATACCCGCTTGAATAATTGGGTATTTAATATTGAATAATTGAGTGATGCTATTGGTCATTTAATATTTTATAAGTTTTATCGTTTTTGATATGTTTTTAGATTGAATTCTAGCTATATGAACTCCATTTGAAAATGAAGATATATCTACCTGATTATTATCTTTGGTAATAATAGTTTCTAGTATTTTTTTTCCTAAAACATTAAAAATAGTAACAGATAATTCACTTTGATCCAAAGGAAAATTAAAACGAATGAGTCCTTTTGTTGGATTAGGAAGTAATTTCAAAATCTGGTTTTCATCATCATGATCATTCGTTGTATTTAAAGCTGAACTAAGAGCTGTTTGTAAATTGGGAATTCCATACCCCAACATAAAATCGGGGGAATGATATTGCGATGCAGATTCTCGAACTAACTGCATAATTTCTATATTGGTTTTATTAGATAGTGCCTGCCACAAACATACAATTCCTCCGGCTATAATGGGTGAACTAAATGACGTTCCATTAGCTGTTGCTATAATATCGTTTTCGGTTATAACATAACTCGCTTGACCTTGAGCTACTACATCTGGCTTTTGGGTAGGTTGTGTGCTGTTTCCTTTTGAACTAAATGAGGCATATGTACCATTAGCTTGTACTGCTCCTATACTAAAAACACCAGCAGCATCAGCAGGAGCTCCTACAATTCCCCAACTACTGTTTCCTGAATTTCCAGCAGAATTGACCAACAACATCCCTTTTTCAAAAGCGATATTAGCACCTTTAGTAATAAAAGCCGTATTACCGTCCATATTAGCTGTTGTATAACTATAGTTCGGATTATCATAAGTAGTATAGCCCAGCGAGGTGTTTATAACATCTACTCCCAAACTATCTGCTCGTTCTACAGCTTCAACCCAATAGCTTTCTTCTACTGGGTTTTCACTTAACGCATCTTCTGTAACAAATAAATAATAAGATGCATCTGGAGCTGTTCCTACATATTCATTTTCAACATATCCAGCCATAGTACTTAATACTAAAGTGCCATGATTGCTAGTCGTATTAGTATAAACATCGGAATCTCTATTAACAAAATCGTAATCGTCTAAAATATTCCCTGCATGTCTTAACCTTTGAAATGATGACATCGTATTTACGTTAGGGAAACCAGCGTCTATAATGGCTACCGTCATTCCAGCACCTGTATATCCTGCTAAATGCAATTCATTTCCATTAAACATTTCTATTTGATTAGCTGCATTACCATATGTAAAGGTTGTAAAAGACTTTTCTAATTTAGATTTGTTTTTTTGCTGGACAGATTTAAGAGTATTTAAACTTTTATTTGCAAAATCTACATAATCAATAAAAGAAAATGTGGTAGATAAATTATCAATATCTGTTTTACTTCCCCTAACATGTACTGCGTTAAACCATTTAGATTTTGCCATAACTGAGATGCCAGTTGCTCCTTTTAGTTGAGTTATATAGTTCTCATTAACAGGAACGTCTTTTGCATCAATTACAACATGATGTGCATTTTTTCTATCAATAGCTTTCTGAGTTAGTATAGAAATAGGGTTAGCAATTGAAGCTGAAATATTTTGTTTATCTTTTAAATACACCCAAGCATCTTCTTGCGCAAACGTATTAAACTGATAACTTAATAGCATCAGAAGTAGTAGGTGTTTTTTCATAGCTAATCATTTTAAGCTATTGCAATTTAAGAAATTACTCCCGAACCTACTAACTCATCTCCTGAATACCACGCTACAAATTGCCCTTCTGTAATTGCAGATTGAAATTCTTCAAATTCAACATATAAACCACTTTCTACTTTATGTAACATGGCTTTTTGTAATGATTGTCTATAACGAATTCTGGCCATAACGTCCATTGTTTCACCTGAATTCAATTCTAAATCCTCCCGAACCCAATGTAATTCTTCATTGGTTACAAATAATGCCTTTTTAAATAATCCGGGGTGCTCTTTTCCTTGACCTGTATAAATAACATTCTCATTAACATCTGTGTCTATTACAAACAAAGGCTCTACAGTCCCTCCTACTGCTAATCCTTTTCGCTGACCTTTAGTAAAATAATGAGCGCCCTGGTGTTTACCTACTATCTTACCATGATCAACTTTATAATCGATCTTGCGAGATAGGTACTTTAATTTCTCCTCTTCCGAATTAAATTCTGGATCAACATGACTAAAAACCTCTTGTTCTTTAGGTATTTCAACTATAACACCTTCTTTTGGCTTTAATTGTTGTTGAAGAAAATCCGGTAATTTTACTTTCCCAATAAAACATAATCCTTGAGAATCTTTCTTTTCGGCTGTTACTAAATCCAGTTTGGTCGCTATCTCACGCACCTCTGGTTTAGTTAATTCTCCTATTGGGAACAAAGATTTTGCTAATTGATCTTGAGATAATTGACATAAAAAATACGATTGATCTTTATTATCATCTATACCAGCAAGTAACTGATAGATTTCCTTGTCTTCTTTTTGAATGGTTCCTTTTCTACAATAATGGCCTGTTGCTACATAATCCGCTCCAAGTTCTAAGGCTATTTTCATAAAAACATCAAACTTAATCTCTCTATTACAAAGCACATCTGGGTTTGGTGTTCTACCATTTTCGTATTCGTTGAACATATAATCTACTATCCGCTCTTTATATTGTTCACTTAAATCGACTGTTTGAAATGGTATTCCTAATTTTTCGGCAACTAGCATAGCATCATTACTATCATCTAACCAAGGGCACTCATTCGATATAGTTACGGAATCATCATGCCAGTTTTTCATAAACAAACCAATGACCTCGTACCCCTGCTCCTTTAATAAATAAGCAGCAACACTAGAATCTACACCTCCTGAAAGTCCAATAATGACTCTTTTCATTTTTCTAAAATTAGGCAGCAAATATACGCATATTTAAAGAAAATGATAGCGAAAATACTAGATCATAAACTGTTACAGAATTTATTTTGTTTACTTTATTTTAAAAAATATTAAACAAAATTTGGTTTTTTGTTTAATTATTTTATATTTTTGTTAAACAAAATAAAACTATAAGAAATTATGAAACGATTAAATGCTTTAAAAAAGTTATCATTTTTATTCATTGTTTTGATGCTAATAGGATCATGTAGTAATGATGATGATAATAATGTTCCTGAATTTATTCCAGAAACTATTGTAGAATTAGCTCAAGCAACACCAAGCCTAAATAGTCTAGTTGCTGCTTTACAACGTGCCAATTTAGTTAACACACTAAATGGAACGCAAGAATATACTGTGTTTGCTCCAACAAATAATGCTTTTACAGCATTTTTGGCTGCAAATAATTTTGCATCCTTAGAAGATGTTCCTGTTGATGTATTAACTCAGGTACTCCTAAATCATGTTATAGCTGGCGAATTTGCTTCTACAGATTTATCTACAGGTTATATAAGTACATCTGCTACTCAAGCCGATACCAATTTAAACTTAAGTATGTTTGTTGATACCTCCTCTGGTGTAATATTAAATGGCGTATCAAGTGTAGACACACCAAATATTGATGCTACAAATGGTATTATACATATTGTGGATGCTGTTATTGGATTGCCTACTGTTGTAACTCATGCTTCTGCAAATTCAAGTTTCACAAGTCTGGTAGCTGCTTTAGGTGCTGCTGATGGTGGATTAGTAGATGTGTTAAATGGCACTGGACCTTTTACAGTATTGGCTCCGGATAATAATGCTTTTACTGATTTCTTAGATGGTACAGCACTTGCAGATGTACCTACAGACACTTTAGCTAATATTTTATTAAATCATGTTGTTAGCGGCGTGGTAACTTCTACTAATTTAGTTGATAGTGGTTCAGGCTATACAAATACACTCGCTACGGGTCCTGGAATGAATAATTTAAGTCTATACTTTGATGCTTCTGATGGTGTTAAGTTTAATGGTATATCTAGTGTTACAACTGCTGATGTTGTATGTTCAAATGGTATTATTCATGCTATTAATGAAGTAATAGGCATACCTACAGTGGTAACATTTGCAACTGCAGACCCTCTTTTTTCAACTCTAGTAGATGCTTTGACTACATTAACCCCTGCAACAGATTTCGCTGGGATATTAAGCAGAACGGCTGATGGAAATGGTGATAGCATAGACCCTCCTTTTACTGTATTTGCTCCAACAAACGATGCTTTTGCCGCCATTACTGTTCCTGAAGAATCTGTATTAACACAGGTATTACTACATCACGTTATAGGGGGGACGAATGTAACTTCTGGAGATTTGAATAATCCTGGAAATACTTCAGCACCAAGCTTAGAAGGTGATAACCTTACAATTACATTACCAGGCACTGGTAGTAATATAGCAGATTTAACTGATGGCTCTGGAGCTTCTGACATAGGCATAATAGCTGTTGATGTACAAGCTGGAAATGGCGTTATACATGTTATTAATAAAGTGGCTATTCCTGATTTAACAAATTAGTTTGGTTTGTGATTGTAGACAAGTTAATCCTGGATTAAAATTGTCTATGAAAAAGAGAGGCTCCTAATAAACCAGGAGCCTTTTTTATATGAACGGGTTTTGTACTTTATGATTAATTACGGACAATCCGTTTTATACGCATCATTTTTTCTTGTACTTCCCTTCTGGTGAAAAGTTTTTTTGATTTTTTAACTTACCATTTTCATAGTATTTCCAAACCCCATGTTTTTTTCCTAGTTTGTACCGCCCTTCAGTTATTAACTCACCTTTTGAATTATAAAATTTCGATTCACCATGTAATTCACCATTTACATAAATGTAAGTCTTTAAAACCACATTATTAGAAGCATACCATGTTGAAACACCATGTAAATTTCCGTCAACATAACTTTGCTTTTCAGCTATTTGCCCATTGGGATAATACACAAAACGCTCACCATCTAAATTTCCTTTATCGTTATAATGTTCTAAAGTAAGTAGCTTATCAGAGTTCTTTTGATAATACTTCCATTCGCCTATGTATAGCTTACCATCCATTGTACCTTCGCTAATGACTTTTCCCCGCGTTGCAAAAAACTTAACATAGGTTTTATTATCATTTTCATTGAAAGTTCTGGTAGCTGTTAAAACTGGTTTTTTTCTAATGTTCTTATAAAACTTAAAAACACCTATTTCTTTGCCATGTAAAAACTCGCCTTCGTACCTAAGAACATTTGTATTTTTAAATGTCTTTTTCCAAATGCCATGACGTTTA from Flavivirga abyssicola includes the following:
- a CDS encoding phosphatase PAP2 family protein gives rise to the protein MIEKLLEYDTELFLFLNNQGSEPWDNLWLIITNKLTFIPLYAILLFLLYKKYGLKSLLVFVVVVALMITFTDQITNVFKRGFQRPRPCGEANLIDQMRFIAVRCGKYGFFSGHSSNSMAAAIFAGLMLKQYYKYLIFILLFWSLIVAYSRIYVGVHYPLDIVCGLAFGAISGFLFYKLAKYLLKRFVPS
- a CDS encoding MATE family efflux transporter, with translation MQLKDYTKEFKYNWKLAFPVMLGMLGHTLVSFVDNIMVGQLGTAELAAVSLGNSFMFIAMSLGIGFSTAITPLVAEADTAKDFIKGKSSFKHGLFLCTVLGILLFLMVFFAKPLMHLMKQPAEVVELAIPYLDLVAFSLIPLVIFQGFKQFGDGMSMTKYPMYSTLLGNIINIILNYLLIFGKFGFPELGIVGAAYGTLASRLIMVWHLWFLLKGKEKSKAFVTNIKFFVLDKLMLKKIINLGAPSAMQMFFEVAIFTAAIWLSGLLGKNPQAANQIALNLSSMTFMIAMGLSVASMIRVGNQKGLKGYYELRRIAFSLFLMGTMFAVSFALIFFLFHNQLPKLYVDFNDAKNLIDNTEVVSIASKLLIAAAIFQISDSIQVLVLGALRGLQDVKIPTIITFISYWLVGFPVSWFLGKEDAYGSFGIWLGLLAGLSTAAILLYIRFNYLTKKLIKVENM
- a CDS encoding outer membrane protein; the encoded protein is MKKLFFIAAIIIYGAAFGQESSKKLVIEKGTFNIGGKASFSFSNYENEDDIPKDKYSEFGITPNFGYALKNNLIIGLGVGYSYGESENYRINNSIVHRYDATFNRFSIFPYIKKYFPLGNKLTLFLQGEVNYSENKTKRSNSEFLNNNDDSRNTFFAGFRPGITYFLSKKLALEANLGSLGYNKAKHNYGSNNSNKSESFNFNLNSSNLQFGVSYFF
- a CDS encoding TolB-like translocation protein — translated: MRPIILLIFIFNTISGFSQQSVKPFIPDILKQFPNVRDIAISPNGKEMMFSAQSIMGNLSAIITIKKEGNTWTTPQVASFSGQYFDLEPFFSNDGLKIYFVSTRPLSKSSNKPKDFDIWYSERTTLNSNWSQPINMGSPINTEHGEFYPSIANNGNFYFTRDNPKLKRKDDIYMSTFSNGIYTKPKMLPDTINTVGYEYNAFIAPDESYLIYGCYNKEGGYGSGDLYISYHNNNEWSEAKNLGETINTKKMDYCPFVDNRTNTLYFTSKQDNTQTDFENPLSINTLLKAFNRYDNGLSRLYKIPISELPKK
- a CDS encoding NAD(P)H-dependent flavin oxidoreductase, giving the protein MTNSITQLFNIKYPIIQAGMIWNSGWRLASAASNSGILGLIGAGSMYPDVLREHIQKCKKSTDKPFGVNVPMLYPNIEDIMDIIVEEGVKIVFTSAGNPKTWTSWLQERGIIVVHVVSSVKFALKAQEAGVDAVVAEGFEAGGHNGRDETTTLTLIPMVKEQIHIPIIAAGGIATGKAMLATMILGADGVQVGSRFVASEESSAHEAFKKVVVNAKEGDTQLTLKELAPVRLIKNKFYNDIQTLYKKGPTIEELKTLLGRARAKKGMFEGELEEGELEIGQIAGLIHDIKPVSNIVQDMLKEFEVAKKMVSDL
- a CDS encoding S8 family serine peptidase, giving the protein MKKHLLLLMLLSYQFNTFAQEDAWVYLKDKQNISASIANPISILTQKAIDRKNAHHVVIDAKDVPVNENYITQLKGATGISVMAKSKWFNAVHVRGSKTDIDNLSTTFSFIDYVDFANKSLNTLKSVQQKNKSKLEKSFTTFTYGNAANQIEMFNGNELHLAGYTGAGMTVAIIDAGFPNVNTMSSFQRLRHAGNILDDYDFVNRDSDVYTNTTSNHGTLVLSTMAGYVENEYVGTAPDASYYLFVTEDALSENPVEESYWVEAVERADSLGVDVINTSLGYTTYDNPNYSYTTANMDGNTAFITKGANIAFEKGMLLVNSAGNSGNSSWGIVGAPADAAGVFSIGAVQANGTYASFSSKGNSTQPTQKPDVVAQGQASYVITENDIIATANGTSFSSPIIAGGIVCLWQALSNKTNIEIMQLVRESASQYHSPDFMLGYGIPNLQTALSSALNTTNDHDDENQILKLLPNPTKGLIRFNFPLDQSELSVTIFNVLGKKILETIITKDNNQVDISSFSNGVHIARIQSKNISKTIKLIKY
- the mnmA gene encoding tRNA 2-thiouridine(34) synthase MnmA, which produces MKRVIIGLSGGVDSSVAAYLLKEQGYEVIGLFMKNWHDDSVTISNECPWLDDSNDAMLVAEKLGIPFQTVDLSEQYKERIVDYMFNEYENGRTPNPDVLCNREIKFDVFMKIALELGADYVATGHYCRKGTIQKEDKEIYQLLAGIDDNKDQSYFLCQLSQDQLAKSLFPIGELTKPEVREIATKLDLVTAEKKDSQGLCFIGKVKLPDFLQQQLKPKEGVIVEIPKEQEVFSHVDPEFNSEEEKLKYLSRKIDYKVDHGKIVGKHQGAHYFTKGQRKGLAVGGTVEPLFVIDTDVNENVIYTGQGKEHPGLFKKALFVTNEELHWVREDLELNSGETMDVMARIRYRQSLQKAMLHKVESGLYVEFEEFQSAITEGQFVAWYSGDELVGSGVIS
- a CDS encoding fasciclin domain-containing protein, translating into MKRLNALKKLSFLFIVLMLIGSCSNDDDNNVPEFIPETIVELAQATPSLNSLVAALQRANLVNTLNGTQEYTVFAPTNNAFTAFLAANNFASLEDVPVDVLTQVLLNHVIAGEFASTDLSTGYISTSATQADTNLNLSMFVDTSSGVILNGVSSVDTPNIDATNGIIHIVDAVIGLPTVVTHASANSSFTSLVAALGAADGGLVDVLNGTGPFTVLAPDNNAFTDFLDGTALADVPTDTLANILLNHVVSGVVTSTNLVDSGSGYTNTLATGPGMNNLSLYFDASDGVKFNGISSVTTADVVCSNGIIHAINEVIGIPTVVTFATADPLFSTLVDALTTLTPATDFAGILSRTADGNGDSIDPPFTVFAPTNDAFAAITVPEESVLTQVLLHHVIGGTNVTSGDLNNPGNTSAPSLEGDNLTITLPGTGSNIADLTDGSGASDIGIIAVDVQAGNGVIHVINKVAIPDLTN
- a CDS encoding toxin-antitoxin system YwqK family antitoxin, producing MKKVIASLIILFVFNFGFSQNINQFDENGKRHGIWKKTFKNTNVLRYEGEFLHGKEIGVFKFYKNIRKKPVLTATRTFNENDNKTYVKFFATRGKVISEGTMDGKLYIGEWKYYQKNSDKLLTLEHYNDKGNLDGERFVYYPNGQIAEKQSYVDGNLHGVSTWYASNNVVLKTYIYVNGELHGESKFYNSKGELITEGRYKLGKKHGVWKYYENGKLKNQKNFSPEGKYKKK